Part of the Bacteroidota bacterium genome, GATTTAATGCCTGAAGGCTATTGTATGTAAATTTACTTATCTTCGGCGACCGAAAAGTAAAGTATAATGAAGAATTTTAGTTTAAAGAATCTCGGTCCCGGACTATTGTACGCAGGCGCAGCTGTTGGTGTTTCGCATCTGGTACAATCTACAAGAGCAGGTGCAAACTTTGGTTTGTGGATGGTATTAATTGTGTTGCTAACTAATGCTATAAAATACCCCTTTTTCGAATTTGCGAGTCGTTATACAGCTGTAAAAAAGAAGTCTGTTTTAGAAGCCTATAAAGAAATTGGAGATTGGGCATTGTGGTTGTTTCTCACTCTTACTGCTCTTACCATGTTTGCAATTCAGGCAGCCATAGTAACTGTTACTTCCGGTTTGGCAAAGGAGATTTTTGGATTAGATATCCCGATTAGTTTTATTTCTGTTTTCTTGCTGATTATTGTTGGCGCAATATTAGTTATCGGTAAATATTCTCTGCTCGATAAAATGATGAAAGTGATTATTATTTCGCTTGCTATAACAAGTTTAGTTGCAGCTTTTTTATCGGTAGAGCAAAATTGGGGCAGGGCAGATCAGTTTCTATTTGAAATGGATTTAACTCAGCCTGCACATCTGTTCTTTTTTATCGCCCTGATTGGCTGGATGCCCGCGCCGATCGATATCACTGTGTGGCAATCGGTATGGACCAGGGAACGTCAGAAAATAGATAAAGGATTTAGTTTAAATAATGCTCTTTTCGATTTTAAGGTTGGTTACTGGGGTACAGCACTTTTAGCTGTATTTTTTGTTATTCTTGGAAGTATGACACTTTTTAACTCCGGAATAGAACTATCGTCAAGCGGAGGGGTTTTTGCTAATCAGTTATTGGGAATTTACACCGATAGTATAGGGCAATGGGCTTATCCAATTATTGCTGTTGCTGCATTTACAACTATGTTGAGTACGAATTTAAGTGTAATGGATGCATATCCGAGAGTATTGGGTGAAACTCTTCAGTTATTAGGATTTACTAAGCAAAAGATAAAATACTTTTGGTGGATCGTAATGATTGTTATTGGAACAACAATCGTTATTATTTTCTTTATGAAAAACATGAAGCAAATGGTTGATTTAGCTACTACATTGTCGTTTTTAACGGCTC contains:
- a CDS encoding divalent metal cation transporter, whose amino-acid sequence is MKNFSLKNLGPGLLYAGAAVGVSHLVQSTRAGANFGLWMVLIVLLTNAIKYPFFEFASRYTAVKKKSVLEAYKEIGDWALWLFLTLTALTMFAIQAAIVTVTSGLAKEIFGLDIPISFISVFLLIIVGAILVIGKYSLLDKMMKVIIISLAITSLVAAFLSVEQNWGRADQFLFEMDLTQPAHLFFFIALIGWMPAPIDITVWQSVWTRERQKIDKGFSLNNALFDFKVGYWGTALLAVFFVILGSMTLFNSGIELSSSGGVFANQLLGIYTDSIGQWAYPIIAVAAFTTMLSTNLSVMDAYPRVLGETLQLLGFTKQKIKYFWWIVMIVIGTTIVIIFFMKNMKQMVDLATTLSFLTAPVLAYLNLKIVRSKSFPVKYKPKRTMFVLSLIGISIMIALSLVYLYTKF